The following proteins are co-located in the Dyadobacter chenwenxiniae genome:
- a CDS encoding efflux RND transporter periplasmic adaptor subunit, which yields MKTIPLLILGTAAFLACKQTPKEEVHFDDREAIPVKVSVVSSLDVSGNINATGLVSTEHEAKYGFKIGGVISRILVEEGQSFKKGQLLAVLNATEIAAGLSQSNLNVEKAQRDYDRAVNLYRDSVYTKEQLQNTKTLLDIAKKGDETVSFNEQYSRIYAASDGFVAKRLASEGEVIAPGSPVLVINETKQDKSFLLRVGLTDKEWAAVSAGQKATVILDGYPDKPIDAFVFRKSQTADAAAASFQVELKLKLTDIKPAVGMFGKAQIATGKAQHVMSIPYDALVEADGYTAYAFILNGPGKVKKVPIDIASFDNKTVYLKEGLKPSDQVVISNSAYLNEESTIKVIQ from the coding sequence ATGAAAACGATACCATTACTGATTTTGGGAACTGCGGCCTTTCTGGCCTGCAAACAGACACCCAAAGAGGAAGTTCATTTCGATGACAGGGAAGCAATTCCTGTAAAAGTTTCAGTGGTCAGCTCACTTGACGTTTCGGGGAACATCAATGCAACAGGTCTTGTCAGCACAGAACATGAAGCAAAGTATGGCTTTAAAATAGGAGGGGTGATCAGCCGCATTCTGGTCGAGGAAGGACAATCTTTCAAAAAAGGGCAGCTATTGGCCGTTTTGAACGCCACAGAGATTGCAGCGGGGTTGAGCCAGTCGAATCTGAATGTAGAAAAAGCGCAGCGCGACTATGACCGGGCGGTGAACCTTTACCGCGACAGTGTGTACACCAAAGAACAGTTGCAGAATACCAAAACGCTTTTAGATATCGCCAAAAAAGGGGATGAGACCGTATCCTTCAACGAGCAGTATTCCCGGATTTACGCCGCGTCCGATGGTTTTGTCGCCAAGCGGCTGGCCTCGGAAGGAGAGGTGATCGCGCCGGGTAGCCCGGTACTTGTCATCAACGAGACCAAACAGGACAAAAGCTTTCTTTTGCGGGTAGGACTTACCGATAAGGAGTGGGCCGCTGTGTCCGCTGGACAAAAAGCAACGGTTATCCTGGACGGCTACCCGGACAAACCGATTGATGCCTTCGTATTTCGTAAGTCTCAAACCGCTGATGCGGCCGCGGCCTCTTTTCAGGTGGAATTAAAATTGAAATTAACAGACATCAAACCTGCCGTGGGCATGTTTGGCAAAGCGCAGATCGCTACCGGAAAAGCGCAGCATGTAATGAGCATTCCCTATGATGCGTTGGTGGAAGCGGACGGATACACGGCATACGCATTCATTTTAAATGGCCCGGGAAAAGTAAAGAAGGTGCCAATTGACATTGCCAGTTTCGACAACAAAACGGTGTATCTGAAAGAGGGGCTCAAGCCGAGCGACCAGGTGGTTATTTCCAATAGTGCCTATCTGAACGAAGAATCAACCATCAAAGTAATACAGTAA
- a CDS encoding TolC family protein, whose protein sequence is MNNLLKKSNVWKAALSFPMLAMLAYPSQGQGRLHDYITEGLGSNQSIKQQNFLFERNVLALAEAKTMFLPSVSFSATYNKASGGRTIDFPTGDLLNGVYSTLNQLTSTNAFPNLQNQSIQLFPDNFYDAKFRTTLPLINAELVYNKRIKGQQVDLQKAEILVYKRELVKEIKTAYYQYAKAVNAVQIYESSLGLVQEGKRINQVLFDNEKVNRTGVIRSANEVTKINASLTAAIKTKESARYYFNFLLNRPLTDSVQVDSITSLPEFGTLLAGDVAGREELYKLKISQGINTNLTGLAKSYIIPRVGTFIDLGSQSFDWNFNNKSRYYFWGVSLDWDLFAFGKNNYKIKKAAAEQKSISAQTDYIEKQLFTELKVRQNQMQTAIAQYQSAQSQLKTAQTYYNDELKLYREGVAIYIELLDAQNQLINARLDANIALFDIWITQASIERANASFTFQ, encoded by the coding sequence GTGAATAATTTGCTAAAAAAATCTAATGTTTGGAAAGCGGCGCTGTCGTTTCCAATGCTTGCCATGCTGGCCTACCCATCTCAGGGACAGGGCAGGCTCCATGATTACATCACCGAAGGGCTTGGGTCAAACCAGAGCATCAAACAGCAAAATTTTCTCTTCGAAAGAAACGTGCTGGCCCTGGCAGAAGCCAAAACCATGTTTCTGCCCAGCGTGTCATTTTCTGCAACTTACAACAAGGCAAGCGGCGGACGAACGATCGATTTCCCGACCGGTGATCTGTTAAATGGTGTTTATTCCACACTCAACCAGCTGACCAGCACCAACGCCTTTCCAAATTTGCAAAACCAGAGTATTCAGCTTTTCCCCGACAATTTTTATGATGCAAAATTCCGGACCACGTTGCCTCTGATCAATGCCGAACTGGTTTACAACAAGCGTATCAAAGGCCAGCAGGTAGATCTGCAAAAAGCGGAGATACTCGTTTATAAACGCGAACTGGTTAAAGAGATTAAAACCGCTTACTACCAGTATGCCAAGGCGGTTAATGCCGTGCAGATCTACGAATCTTCACTGGGTCTGGTACAGGAGGGCAAGCGGATCAATCAGGTGCTGTTTGACAATGAGAAGGTGAACCGCACCGGGGTAATCCGCAGTGCCAATGAAGTAACCAAGATCAATGCGTCGCTGACGGCAGCCATCAAAACCAAAGAATCCGCCCGTTACTATTTCAATTTTCTGCTTAACCGGCCGCTTACTGATAGTGTACAGGTTGACTCCATTACCAGTCTGCCCGAATTTGGTACGCTGCTGGCTGGCGATGTGGCAGGCAGGGAAGAGCTCTACAAACTCAAAATTTCACAAGGAATCAATACCAACCTGACTGGTCTTGCCAAGTCCTACATCATCCCCAGAGTAGGAACGTTTATAGACCTGGGTTCGCAGTCATTTGATTGGAATTTCAATAATAAAAGCCGCTACTATTTCTGGGGTGTGTCGCTGGACTGGGACCTGTTTGCTTTTGGAAAAAATAATTATAAAATCAAAAAGGCGGCCGCTGAACAGAAAAGCATTTCGGCTCAGACTGATTACATAGAAAAGCAGCTATTTACAGAGTTAAAGGTCCGTCAAAACCAGATGCAGACTGCGATAGCCCAGTACCAATCCGCCCAGTCACAGCTTAAAACAGCCCAAACCTACTACAACGACGAGCTGAAATTATATAGGGAAGGTGTGGCGATTTACATTGAACTGCTCGATGCGCAAAACCAGCTGATCAATGCCCGTCTGGATGCCAATATTGCGCTGTTCGACATCTGGATTACCCAGGCTTCGATCGAGCGCGCCAATGCCAGTTTTACATTTCAATAA